The following proteins are encoded in a genomic region of Terriglobia bacterium:
- a CDS encoding ABC transporter ATP-binding protein, whose protein sequence is MEANGTEAVRTVSLVRHYKLGRSVIPAVDGVSIAANRGGFVALLGPSGSGKSTLLNLIAGLDRADSGAIVVEGQNLATLTPAELAQYRRHTVGMVFQSFNLVPNMTLYENVELPMRFAEVRRRERKDRVREALERVGLSDRMKHRPSEMSGGEQQRAALARALVNRPKILLADEPTGNLDSKTGTEIMDLITELNKTLEMTVIMVTHERSLAERYADKMVFLGDGKLVGETENAKRKGVLAR, encoded by the coding sequence TTGGAAGCAAACGGTACTGAAGCAGTCAGGACAGTCTCATTGGTGCGCCATTACAAACTGGGGCGGTCCGTGATTCCGGCGGTGGACGGCGTCAGCATTGCCGCCAATCGCGGAGGGTTTGTGGCCCTGCTGGGCCCCTCCGGATCAGGCAAGTCCACGCTGCTGAACCTGATTGCCGGGCTGGACCGGGCGGACTCCGGGGCCATTGTCGTCGAAGGCCAGAACCTGGCCACGCTCACGCCCGCGGAACTGGCGCAGTATCGCCGCCACACCGTGGGCATGGTCTTCCAGTCCTTCAACCTGGTCCCCAACATGACGCTCTATGAAAACGTGGAGCTGCCCATGCGCTTTGCCGAGGTACGCCGCCGCGAACGCAAGGACCGCGTGCGCGAAGCGCTGGAACGCGTGGGCCTGAGTGATCGTATGAAGCATCGGCCCAGCGAGATGTCCGGCGGCGAGCAGCAGCGGGCGGCGCTGGCCCGCGCGCTGGTCAATCGCCCTAAAATTCTGCTGGCCGACGAGCCCACCGGCAACCTGGATTCAAAAACCGGCACGGAAATCATGGACCTGATCACGGAACTGAACAAGACGCTGGAGATGACGGTGATCATGGTGACGCACGAACGCTCTCTGGCCGAACGCTACGCTGACAAGATGGTTTTTCTGGGCGACGGCAAACTCGTGGGTGAGACCGAAAACGCCAAACGGAAGGG